The following are encoded in a window of Harmonia axyridis chromosome 7, icHarAxyr1.1, whole genome shotgun sequence genomic DNA:
- the LOC123685105 gene encoding uncharacterized protein LOC123685105 isoform X1: protein MKNIGFFDSSIQRLIFISIFTPIIELAFSLECIYCPTHSTEDECKEMDMTQICINETKCGYARFIEEKKDIGELYPHHLSKQILSVTVKKGCMDEDYCTKLQQKRDTSLESPDISTKSPDTSTKSPGTPFKSPECIFCEEDLCILQFPILCVECNEVEDKYCPIKTEPFVSCPTGEVCSRQMVKAENYTQKRGCMDPARCQNDHLCEYCNNDICWTDPIKSPFQKHLEVVEENKTMRAKHAKVTPHNNSDIQKLSSRLIIIVVVNLYVVLI from the exons atgaaaaacattggtTTTTTTGATTCTTCTATTCAACGgttgattttcatttcaatttttacaCCCATAATAGAATTAG CCTTCTCTTTGGAATGTATTTACTGCCCCACGCATTCTACGGAGGATGAATGCAAGGAAATGGATATGACACAAATTTGCATTAACGAAACGAAATGCGGATATGCAAGattcattgaagaaaaaaaag ATATCGGAGAACTATATCCCCATCATTTAAGCAAGCAAATCCTCAGCGTGACCGTGAAAAAGGGATGTATGGACGAGGACTATTGTACGAAACTTCAGCAAAAACGTGATACTTCGCTCGAATCTCCTGATATTTCGACCAAATCTCCTGATACTTCGACCAAATCTCCTGGTACTCCGTTCAAATCTCCTGAATGTATCTTTTGTGAGGAGGATCTTTGCATTTTGC AGTTCCCAATCCTTTGTGTGGAGTGCAATGAAGTAGAAGATAAGTACTGTCCAATAAAAACGGAACCATTCGTGTCTTGTCCAACCGGCGAGGTTTGCTCTAGACAGATGGTTAAGG CGGAGAATTACACTCAAAAAAGAGGCTGTATGGATCCAGCACGCTGTCAAAATGATCATCTTTGTGAATATTGTAACAATGATATATGCTGGACTGATCCAATTAAATcgccctttcaaaaacaccttGAAGTCGTTGAGGAAAATAAAACGATGCGAGCAAAACATGCAAAAGTTACCCCCCATAATAATTCCGACATTCAAAAGTTGAGCTCTCGTTTGATTATCATTGTGGTTGTGAACTTGTACGTAGTATTGATATAA
- the LOC123685110 gene encoding probable cytochrome P450 301a1, mitochondrial isoform X1 produces MLVKNVRLSRKLISRPFSQTLNPGVIDGVSSEWDNALPYSSIPGPKALPLVGNTWRFLPYVGGFQIEHIDQLCKQLHQKYGKIVKMEGLLGRPDMLFLFDPDLIQRVFKQEDNLPYRPSMPSLTYYKHKHKKEIFGEDGGVIAVHGEEWQKFRSKVNQIMLHASAAHQYIDTINEAGNNFIERIEFLKDDKEEVPGDFLNEIHKWSLESLARVALDIKLNCLAENPKKHTQELIDAVNTFFMGVPILELKNPMWRIVSTPLFKKYIKALDTIYELCNIHIEDAMRNPSSSTDENCSVLQKVLRNNNPKTAKNLALDLFLVGIDTTSNAVASILYQLAQHQDVQEKLYKHLVSSKITANSDITIDFLNKSGYLKYCIKETMRMFPVVIGNGRCTTNNTVIGGYQVPKGVQVIFQHYVISNLDEYFPRSSEFLPERWSDPKGKTHNFASLPFGHGRRMCLGKRFADMEMQVVISKVIANYKISYNYPPLDYHIHPMYTPNGPLKFKFERRKPKNDS; encoded by the exons ATGTTGGTCAAAAATGTGCGTTTATCTCGGAAATTGATAAGTCGACCTTTTTCCCAAACTCTTAATCCTGGTGTTATCGATGGTGTGAGTTCTGAATGGGATAATGCTTTACCTTACAGCAGTATACCAGGACCAAAAGCTCTGCCTTTGGTAGGGAATACGTGGAGATTTTTACCTTACGTcg GTGGCTTCCAGATAGAGCACATCGATCAACTATGTAAACAACTCCaccaaaaatatggaaaaatagtgaaaatggaAGGTCTCCTTGGCAGACCAGATATGTTGTTTCTCTTTGATCCTGATTTGATCCAACGTGTTTTCAAACAAGAGGACAATTTGCCTTATAGGCCCTCAATGCCATCCTTGACTTATTACAAGCACAAGCATAAGAAAGAGATATTCGGTGAAGATGGAGGTGTGATAGCTGT GCATGGAGAAGAATGGCAGAAATTCAGATCTAAAGTGAATCAGATCATGTTGCATGCTTCTGCGGCTCATCAGTACATTGATACAATAAATGAAGCTGGTAACAATTTCATAGAAAG AATTGAATTCCTAAAAGACGATAAAGAAGAAGTTCCTGgagattttttgaatgaaatccaCAAATGGTCATTAGAAT CCTTGGCTAGAGTTGCTCTGGACATCAAGTTGAATTGTTTGGCCGAAAATCCAAAGAAGCACACACAAGAATTAATAGACGCAGTTAACACCTTTTTTATGGGAGTTCCAATTTTGGAGTTGAAAAATCCAATGTGGAGGATTGTTTCTACTCCTTTGTTCAAGAAATACATAAAAGCTTTGGACACAATTTATGA ATTATGTAACATACATATAGAAGACGCTATGAGGAATCCTTCTTCTTCTACTGACGAAAACTGTTCCGTCTTACAGAAAGTCTTGAGGAATAACAATCCAAAAACAGCCAAAAACCTAGCTTTAGATTTGTTTCTTGTAGGAATAGATACA ACTTCCAACGCAGTAGCTTCAATTTTATACCAGTTGGCACAACATCAGGATGTCCAAGAAAAACTATACAAGCATCTAGTATCTAGTAAGATCACAGCAAATTCAGACATAACTATTGATTTTCTAAACAAATCTGGTTACTTGAAATACTGCATTAAGGAAACAATGAG AATGTTTCCAGTTGTTATAGGAAATGGCAGATGCACAACTAATAATACTGTTATAGGTGGCTATCAAGTACCGAAAGGA GTGCAAGTAATTTTTCAACATTATGTCATCAGTAATctcgatgaatattttccaagaAGTTCCGAATTTTTACCTGAACGATGGTCGGACCCAAAAGGGAAAACTCACAATTTTGCTTCCTTACCATTCGGCCACGGTAGGAGAATGTGTCTAGGAAAAAGATTCGCTGATATGGAGATGCAGGTTGTCATATCTAAg gttATTGCAAACTACAAGATCTCTTACAACTATCCACCCTTGGACTACCACATTCAT
- the LOC123685110 gene encoding probable cytochrome P450 49a1 isoform X2 produces MLVKNVRLSRKLISRPFSQTLNPGVIDGVSSEWDNALPYSSIPGPKALPLVGNTWRFLPYVGGFQIEHIDQLCKQLHQKYGKIVKMEGLLGRPDMLFLFDPDLIQRVFKQEDNLPYRPSMPSLTYYKHKHKKEIFGEDGGVIAVHGEEWQKFRSKVNQIMLHASAAHQYIDTINEAGNNFIERIEFLKDDKEEVPGDFLNEIHKWSLESLARVALDIKLNCLAENPKKHTQELIDAVNTFFMGVPILELKNPMWRIVSTPLFKKYIKALDTIYELCNIHIEDAMRNPSSSTDENCSVLQKVLRNNNPKTAKNLALDLFLVGIDTTSNAVASILYQLAQHQDVQEKLYKHLVSSKITANSDITIDFLNKSGYLKYCIKETMRRNVSSCYRKWQMHN; encoded by the exons ATGTTGGTCAAAAATGTGCGTTTATCTCGGAAATTGATAAGTCGACCTTTTTCCCAAACTCTTAATCCTGGTGTTATCGATGGTGTGAGTTCTGAATGGGATAATGCTTTACCTTACAGCAGTATACCAGGACCAAAAGCTCTGCCTTTGGTAGGGAATACGTGGAGATTTTTACCTTACGTcg GTGGCTTCCAGATAGAGCACATCGATCAACTATGTAAACAACTCCaccaaaaatatggaaaaatagtgaaaatggaAGGTCTCCTTGGCAGACCAGATATGTTGTTTCTCTTTGATCCTGATTTGATCCAACGTGTTTTCAAACAAGAGGACAATTTGCCTTATAGGCCCTCAATGCCATCCTTGACTTATTACAAGCACAAGCATAAGAAAGAGATATTCGGTGAAGATGGAGGTGTGATAGCTGT GCATGGAGAAGAATGGCAGAAATTCAGATCTAAAGTGAATCAGATCATGTTGCATGCTTCTGCGGCTCATCAGTACATTGATACAATAAATGAAGCTGGTAACAATTTCATAGAAAG AATTGAATTCCTAAAAGACGATAAAGAAGAAGTTCCTGgagattttttgaatgaaatccaCAAATGGTCATTAGAAT CCTTGGCTAGAGTTGCTCTGGACATCAAGTTGAATTGTTTGGCCGAAAATCCAAAGAAGCACACACAAGAATTAATAGACGCAGTTAACACCTTTTTTATGGGAGTTCCAATTTTGGAGTTGAAAAATCCAATGTGGAGGATTGTTTCTACTCCTTTGTTCAAGAAATACATAAAAGCTTTGGACACAATTTATGA ATTATGTAACATACATATAGAAGACGCTATGAGGAATCCTTCTTCTTCTACTGACGAAAACTGTTCCGTCTTACAGAAAGTCTTGAGGAATAACAATCCAAAAACAGCCAAAAACCTAGCTTTAGATTTGTTTCTTGTAGGAATAGATACA ACTTCCAACGCAGTAGCTTCAATTTTATACCAGTTGGCACAACATCAGGATGTCCAAGAAAAACTATACAAGCATCTAGTATCTAGTAAGATCACAGCAAATTCAGACATAACTATTGATTTTCTAAACAAATCTGGTTACTTGAAATACTGCATTAAGGAAACAATGAGGCGA AATGTTTCCAGTTGTTATAGGAAATGGCAGATGCACAACTAA
- the LOC123685105 gene encoding uncharacterized protein LOC123685105 isoform X3 has product MQDSLKKKKDIGELYPHHLSKQILSVTVKKGCMDEDYCTKLQQKRDTSLESPDISTKSPDTSTKSPGTPFKSPECIFCEEDLCILQFPILCVECNEVEDKYCPIKTEPFVSCPTGEVCSRQMVKAENYTQKRGCMDPARCQNDHLCEYCNNDICWTDPIKSPFQKHLEVVEENKTMRAKHAKVTPHNNSDIQKLSSRLIIIVVVNLYVVLI; this is encoded by the exons ATGCAAGattcattgaagaaaaaaaa AGATATCGGAGAACTATATCCCCATCATTTAAGCAAGCAAATCCTCAGCGTGACCGTGAAAAAGGGATGTATGGACGAGGACTATTGTACGAAACTTCAGCAAAAACGTGATACTTCGCTCGAATCTCCTGATATTTCGACCAAATCTCCTGATACTTCGACCAAATCTCCTGGTACTCCGTTCAAATCTCCTGAATGTATCTTTTGTGAGGAGGATCTTTGCATTTTGC AGTTCCCAATCCTTTGTGTGGAGTGCAATGAAGTAGAAGATAAGTACTGTCCAATAAAAACGGAACCATTCGTGTCTTGTCCAACCGGCGAGGTTTGCTCTAGACAGATGGTTAAGG CGGAGAATTACACTCAAAAAAGAGGCTGTATGGATCCAGCACGCTGTCAAAATGATCATCTTTGTGAATATTGTAACAATGATATATGCTGGACTGATCCAATTAAATcgccctttcaaaaacaccttGAAGTCGTTGAGGAAAATAAAACGATGCGAGCAAAACATGCAAAAGTTACCCCCCATAATAATTCCGACATTCAAAAGTTGAGCTCTCGTTTGATTATCATTGTGGTTGTGAACTTGTACGTAGTATTGATATAA
- the LOC123685106 gene encoding arylalkylamine N-acetyltransferase 1-like isoform X3 produces MSQDSTDGDIEIKLVEDEDKDDVIDLARRFFNRDEPLNEYIGLTGTDGKCPDLEAYILSTLEEGTSVKAVSNGKLVAFSMNGVVSRHEPNEKSCVDSEKFQLILDFLLYNTVQCDIFGKYPDIEKAMTVKIISVDPCMRGRGVATRLVDETRKIAIEKGCKLMYVECTSYFSAQIMKRLGFEKVYSLKYSDYKIDDKIVFDPKKPHEEYTVYVQKLEN; encoded by the exons ATGTCCCAAGACTCGACGGATGGTGATATCGAAATCAAACTTGTGGAAGACGAAGATAAAGATGACGTCATAGACTTGGCAAGACGATTTTTCAACCGTGATGAACCTCTCAACGAATACATTGGCCTAACTGGGACAGATGGCAAGTGTCCAGATCTGGAAGCTTATATCTTGTCCACACTGGAAGAAGGAACTTCTGTCAAGGCTGTGTCTAATGGTAAACTGGTAGCTTTCTCGATGAACGGTGTTGTTTCTAGACATGAGCCAAACGAGAAATCTTGCGTCGACAGTGAAAAGTTCCAATTGATATTGGATTTTCTTCTCTATAATACTGTCCAAtgtgatatttttggaaaatatcCTGATATTGAGAAAGCGATGACTGTGAAGATCATCTCCGTTGATCCCTGCATGAGAGGTAGAGGAGTGGCAACAAGACTGGTCGATGAAACTAG aaagaTCGCTATAGAGAAAGGATGCAAGCTAATGTACGTTGAATGCACCAGTTATTTTTCAGCGCAAATCATGAAGAGGCTAGGTTTCGAGAAAGTATATTCCCTGAAGTACAGcgactataaaattgatgacaAGATAGTATTCGATCCTAAGAAACCCCATGAAGAGTACACTGTGTATgtacaaaaattagaaaattaa
- the LOC123685106 gene encoding arylalkylamine N-acetyltransferase 1-like isoform X2, translating to MISHHDGVRSMSQDSTDGDIEIKLVEDEDKDDVIDLARRFFNRDEPLNEYIGLTGTDGKCPDLEAYILSTLEEGTSVKAVSNGKLVAFSMNGVVSRHEPNEKSCVDSEKFQLILDFLLYNTVQCDIFGKYPDIEKAMTVKIISVDPCMRGRGVATRLVDETRKIAIEKGCKLMYVECTSYFSAQIMKRLGFEKVYSLKYSDYKIDDKIVFDPKKPHEEYTVYVQKLEN from the exons GTTCGCAGTATGTCCCAAGACTCGACGGATGGTGATATCGAAATCAAACTTGTGGAAGACGAAGATAAAGATGACGTCATAGACTTGGCAAGACGATTTTTCAACCGTGATGAACCTCTCAACGAATACATTGGCCTAACTGGGACAGATGGCAAGTGTCCAGATCTGGAAGCTTATATCTTGTCCACACTGGAAGAAGGAACTTCTGTCAAGGCTGTGTCTAATGGTAAACTGGTAGCTTTCTCGATGAACGGTGTTGTTTCTAGACATGAGCCAAACGAGAAATCTTGCGTCGACAGTGAAAAGTTCCAATTGATATTGGATTTTCTTCTCTATAATACTGTCCAAtgtgatatttttggaaaatatcCTGATATTGAGAAAGCGATGACTGTGAAGATCATCTCCGTTGATCCCTGCATGAGAGGTAGAGGAGTGGCAACAAGACTGGTCGATGAAACTAG aaagaTCGCTATAGAGAAAGGATGCAAGCTAATGTACGTTGAATGCACCAGTTATTTTTCAGCGCAAATCATGAAGAGGCTAGGTTTCGAGAAAGTATATTCCCTGAAGTACAGcgactataaaattgatgacaAGATAGTATTCGATCCTAAGAAACCCCATGAAGAGTACACTGTGTATgtacaaaaattagaaaattaa
- the LOC123685105 gene encoding uncharacterized protein LOC123685105 isoform X2 — MSRIHYFVLTFFIFDIDHTFSLECIYCPTHSTEDECKEMDMTQICINETKCGYARFIEEKKDIGELYPHHLSKQILSVTVKKGCMDEDYCTKLQQKRDTSLESPDISTKSPDTSTKSPGTPFKSPECIFCEEDLCILQFPILCVECNEVEDKYCPIKTEPFVSCPTGEVCSRQMVKAENYTQKRGCMDPARCQNDHLCEYCNNDICWTDPIKSPFQKHLEVVEENKTMRAKHAKVTPHNNSDIQKLSSRLIIIVVVNLYVVLI, encoded by the exons ATGAGTCGAATTCATTATTTTGTCTTGACGTTTTTTATCTTTGATATCGATCACA CCTTCTCTTTGGAATGTATTTACTGCCCCACGCATTCTACGGAGGATGAATGCAAGGAAATGGATATGACACAAATTTGCATTAACGAAACGAAATGCGGATATGCAAGattcattgaagaaaaaaaag ATATCGGAGAACTATATCCCCATCATTTAAGCAAGCAAATCCTCAGCGTGACCGTGAAAAAGGGATGTATGGACGAGGACTATTGTACGAAACTTCAGCAAAAACGTGATACTTCGCTCGAATCTCCTGATATTTCGACCAAATCTCCTGATACTTCGACCAAATCTCCTGGTACTCCGTTCAAATCTCCTGAATGTATCTTTTGTGAGGAGGATCTTTGCATTTTGC AGTTCCCAATCCTTTGTGTGGAGTGCAATGAAGTAGAAGATAAGTACTGTCCAATAAAAACGGAACCATTCGTGTCTTGTCCAACCGGCGAGGTTTGCTCTAGACAGATGGTTAAGG CGGAGAATTACACTCAAAAAAGAGGCTGTATGGATCCAGCACGCTGTCAAAATGATCATCTTTGTGAATATTGTAACAATGATATATGCTGGACTGATCCAATTAAATcgccctttcaaaaacaccttGAAGTCGTTGAGGAAAATAAAACGATGCGAGCAAAACATGCAAAAGTTACCCCCCATAATAATTCCGACATTCAAAAGTTGAGCTCTCGTTTGATTATCATTGTGGTTGTGAACTTGTACGTAGTATTGATATAA
- the LOC123685109 gene encoding protein lethal(2)denticleless, producing MHPVISHWDQQYGYAKNNYFEPYLERLRCLGNDNFSQLYPYEDIIPDSPIFACKFSGRTNFEHILALANEDGKIGIQNIKKGQERIGLRAHNNAIFDLTWLFQQMKIVTASGDHSSKLYDISSSGIREETTYLKHERSVKTVASSRDDPGIFATGGRDGNIIVWDIRAENAANSSLIGKSDILISKSHVTKAVTPSRSKKNIVLCSQNNSVTGLVFKNSNTLISCGAGDGCIKVWDLRKTHYNSKRDPLPKYTLPYPGKSARHGYSNLVIDPNNTKLYVNCLDNNIYCYNIGTYDTTPIMTYTGHQNNTFYIKSALSRDGSYLISGSSDECAYIWNLKNPEPICKLTGHTAEVTCVAWYQHAEMCIVTCSDDIKHKLWRIGTEDLPENFEIDGQGKTETLPSFNKSNRINLKRNHANSQIFKEVPKKFINSCEKCLCGTDNDRFCKSCNHSNKRKTDDQTKDPNKRLHSQFGPRKLFDNLVDLPNNDHNPNKRKFSDLSPLKGLPNFVIDGVAPHLNFSPPKKKHCDWLTKLRIEHSFKRKMLENSCDLNSKITKIETTPKNKTPTRTIAQRSPLLKYFKMTNNSSKCDKHSSALKKCNDCDSLNNIDSIPK from the exons ATGCATCCAGTAATAAGTCATTGGGATCAACAGTATGGTTATG CGAAGAACAATTATTTTGAGCCTTATTTGGAACGGTTGAGATGTTTAGGAAATGACAATTTCTCACAATTATATCCTTATGAAGACATTATTCCAGATTCGCCAATTTTTGCTTGTAAATTCTCTGGAAGGACTAATTTCGAACATATTTTGGCACTAGCTAATGAAGATGGTAAAATAGGCattcaaaacattaaaaaaGGGCAGGAAAGAATAGGACTACGTGCGCATAATAACGCAATTTTTGATTTAACATGGCTCTTCCAACAGATGAAAATAGTAACTGCCTCAGGAGACCACAGTAGCAAACTTTACGATATTTCAAGTTCTGGAATTAGAGAAGAGACTACTTACTTAAAACATGAAAGATCAGTGAAGACTGTGGCATCTAGTAGAGATGATCCTGGTATATTTGCTACAG gtggtCGTGATGGTAATATCATTGTTTGGgatattcgagcagaaaatgcTGCTAATAGTTCTTTAATTGGAAAGAGTGATATCCTCATTAGCAAATCACATGTCACCAAAGCTGTAACACCTTCAagatctaaaaaaaatattgtgttaTGCAGCCAAAATAACTCTGTAACAGGTCTAGTGTTTAAGAATTCTAATACCTTAATATCCTGTGGTGCTGGAGATGGGTGCATTAAGGTATGGGACCTTAGAAAAACACACTATAATAGCAAACGGGATCCCTTACCTAAATATACATTACCTTATCCAGGTAAATCAGCTAGACATGGATACAGTAATCTAGTTATAGATCCTAATAATACCAAACTTTATGTGAATTGTCTTGATAACAACATTTATTGTTATAACATTGGAACATATGACACTACTCCTATAATGACCTACACAGGTCATCAAAATAATACTTTTTACATCAAGTCAGCTCTTAGTAGAGACGGTTCTTATTTAATAAGTGGAAGTAGTGACGAATGCGCATACATTTGGAATTTGAAAAATCCCGAACCGATTTGCAAGTTGACTGGACATACGGCAGAGGTTACTTGTGTTGCATGGTATCAACATGCTGAAATGTGTATTGTGACTTGCTCAGATGATATAAAACACAAGTTGTGGAGAATAGGAACTGAAGACTTacctgaaaattttgaaattgatggCCAAGGTAAAACAGAAACTTTGCCTTCATTTAACAAATCGAATAGAATCAATTTGAAGAGAAACCATGCGAACTCACAAATTTTCAAGGAAGTTccgaaaaaattcataaactcgTGTGAAAAATGCTTATGTGGTACTGACAATGACAGGTTTTGTAAAAGTTGCAATCACTCGAATAAAAGGAAAACCGATGACCAAACGAAAGATCCAAATAAGAGACTTCACAGTCAATTTGGGCCTCGTAAACTGTTTGACAATTTAGTTGATTTACCGAATAATGATCATAATCCTAACAAAAGGAAATTCAGTGATCTTTCCCCCTTGAAGGGTTTACCTAATTTTGTTATAGATGGAGTAGCTCCTCATCTGAATTTTTCGCCACCAAAGAAAAAACATTGTGATTGGCTTACCAAATTAAGAATTGAACATAGTTTTAAGAGGAAAATGTTAGAGAATTCTTGTGATTTAAACTCAAAAATTACTAAAATAGAGACCACACCCAAAAATAAGACCCCAACTAGAACCATAGCACAGAGGAGTCCTCTtcttaaatattttaaaatgacAAATAATAGTTCTAAGTGTGACAAACATTCTtctgcattgaaaaagtgtaatGATTGTGATAGTTTGAATAATATTGATAGTATTCCCAAGTAA
- the LOC123685106 gene encoding arylalkylamine N-acetyltransferase 1-like isoform X1 — translation MSVQLQSNYLTEKFGKIKFEDNVVRSMSQDSTDGDIEIKLVEDEDKDDVIDLARRFFNRDEPLNEYIGLTGTDGKCPDLEAYILSTLEEGTSVKAVSNGKLVAFSMNGVVSRHEPNEKSCVDSEKFQLILDFLLYNTVQCDIFGKYPDIEKAMTVKIISVDPCMRGRGVATRLVDETRKIAIEKGCKLMYVECTSYFSAQIMKRLGFEKVYSLKYSDYKIDDKIVFDPKKPHEEYTVYVQKLEN, via the exons atgtcagtGCAACTCCAATCTAATTATTTGACCGAAAAATTCGGCAAAATCAAGTTCGAGGACAATGTG GTTCGCAGTATGTCCCAAGACTCGACGGATGGTGATATCGAAATCAAACTTGTGGAAGACGAAGATAAAGATGACGTCATAGACTTGGCAAGACGATTTTTCAACCGTGATGAACCTCTCAACGAATACATTGGCCTAACTGGGACAGATGGCAAGTGTCCAGATCTGGAAGCTTATATCTTGTCCACACTGGAAGAAGGAACTTCTGTCAAGGCTGTGTCTAATGGTAAACTGGTAGCTTTCTCGATGAACGGTGTTGTTTCTAGACATGAGCCAAACGAGAAATCTTGCGTCGACAGTGAAAAGTTCCAATTGATATTGGATTTTCTTCTCTATAATACTGTCCAAtgtgatatttttggaaaatatcCTGATATTGAGAAAGCGATGACTGTGAAGATCATCTCCGTTGATCCCTGCATGAGAGGTAGAGGAGTGGCAACAAGACTGGTCGATGAAACTAG aaagaTCGCTATAGAGAAAGGATGCAAGCTAATGTACGTTGAATGCACCAGTTATTTTTCAGCGCAAATCATGAAGAGGCTAGGTTTCGAGAAAGTATATTCCCTGAAGTACAGcgactataaaattgatgacaAGATAGTATTCGATCCTAAGAAACCCCATGAAGAGTACACTGTGTATgtacaaaaattagaaaattaa